Proteins found in one Miscanthus floridulus cultivar M001 chromosome 4, ASM1932011v1, whole genome shotgun sequence genomic segment:
- the LOC136549446 gene encoding type IV inositol polyphosphate 5-phosphatase 6-like → MTEESAKKSKLSWSKSLVRKWFNIRPKAQDFHADFDAGQDRSSSKRSAERARRGKNNFDAARLTEVQDYRIFAATWNVGGKSPPRGLNLDEWLHTSPPADIYVLGFQEIVPLNAGNVLGTEDNLPAKKWVSLTRRTLNKNPGASGCGGYHTPSPVLDPVVELDADFEGSARRQENFSFFHRRSFHNLSRSLRMDGDFMFPQPRLDRRFSVCDPVNLGGRPSDFDGNLRCPGSPDEDNIDMEVSDGAQISPFPHSYSASAPSEQNDDQSNSSRYCLVASKQMVGIFLTVWVRNEIRDDVRNLKVSCVGRGLMGYLGNKGSISISMSLHQTSFCFICCHLTSGEKEGDELRRNSDVLEILRKTRFPRVRGAGDVKSPETILEHDRIIWLGDLNYRIALSYCSAKALVEMHNWKQLLEKDQLRMQQRYGRVFQGWKEGRIYFPPTYKYSFNSDRYAGEGRHPKEKRRTPAWCDRILWYGNGLNQLSYVRGESRFSDHRPVYSIFLAEVDIVHQRRRNMGYFSSRIEVEELLPHSQSYREIKFY, encoded by the exons ATGACGGAAGAGAgcgccaagaagagcaag CTTTCATGGTCCAAGTCCCTCGTGAGGAAGTGGTTCAACATCCGCCCCAAGGCGCAGGACTTCCATGCTGATTTCGACGCCGGCCAGG ACCGATCGTCTTCAAAGCGGAGTGCTGAACGCGCTCGCCGAGGGAAGAATAATTTTGATGCAGCACGCCTGACGGAAGTGCAAGATTACAG GATCTTTGCTGCAACGTGGAACGTCGGTGGTAAGTCACCACCAAGGGGGCTAAATTTAGATGAATGGCTCCATACTTCTCCTCCTGCCGATATCTATGTCTTAGG GTTTCAAGAGATTGTCCCTTTGAACGCGGGAAACGTTCTTGGCACTGAAGATAACCTTCCAGCCAAGAAGTGGGTGTCCCTTACTAGGCGGACACTGAACAAGAATCCTGGAGCTAGTGGTTGTGGTGGCTATCATACACCCTCACCAGTCCTGGATCCAGTTGTAGAACTGGATGCTGATTTTGAGGGGTCTGCAAGAAGGCAGGAGAACTTCTCATTCTTTCATCGCCGGTCGTTCCACAACCTCAGCCGTAGTTTAAGAATGGATGGGGACTTCATGTTCCCGCAACCAAGGCTAGATCGCAGGTTTAGCGTTTGCGATCCAGTCAACTTAGGAGGCAGACCAAGTGATTTTGATGGAAATTTGCGCTGCCCTGGATCACCTGATGAGGATAACATAGATATGGAAGTGAGtgatggtgcacaaatttcaccATTCCCTCATAGCTACAGTGCATCTGCACCTTCTGAACAAAATGATGATCAATCAAACAGCTCTAG GTATTGCTTGGTTGCCAGCAAACAAATGGTTGGCATATTTCTCACAGTGTGGGTACGCAATGAAATAAGAGATGATGTCAGAAACTTGAAAGTTTCTTGTGTGGGTAGAGGATTGATGGGTTATCTTGGAAATAAG GGTTCAATTTCAATAAGCATGTCTTTGCACCAGACAAGCTTCTGCTTCATATGTTGCCATTTGACGTCAGGGGAAAAGGAAGGGGATGAACTGCGCAGGAACTCTGATGTTCTGGAAATTTTAAGAAAGACTAGATTCCCGCGGGTTCGTGGTGCTGGTGATGTTAAGTCACCTGAAACGATTCTTGAGCATGA TCGGATTATATGGCTAGGGGATTTGAATTATCGGATTGCCCTATCATATTGTTCAGCAAAGGCTCTTGTGGAAATGCATAACTGGAAGCAATTATTGGAGAAAGATCAG CTGCGGATGCAACAAAGATATGGACGTGTTTTCCAGGGTTGGAAAGAAGGGAGGATCTATTTTCCTCCCACGTACAAATATTCATTCAACTCAGATCGGTATGCTGGAGAGGGCAGGCACCCTAAAGAGAAGAGGAGAACACCAGCATG GTGTGATCGCATTCTCTGGTATGGTAACGGCCTCAATCAGCTGTCTTATGTTCGTGGAGAGTCTCGTTTCTCCGACCACAGGCCGGTGTACAGTATTTTCTTGGCAGAGGTTGACATTGTACACCAAAGGAGGAGAAACATGGGCTATTTCAGCTCTAGAATTGAGGTGGAGGAGCTCTTGCCGCATTCTCAGAGCTATAGAGAAATAAAGTTTTATTGA